One window of Novosphingobium sp. P6W genomic DNA carries:
- a CDS encoding Rossmann fold domain-containing protein encodes MSELLHLGPLAEDALEAAADFHARLLPSIEMTLLGGADPLTLVFLPAGSDHRAWRLAAVQGLARRFAPSRLNAVESDDAKAIAATQGWLAEAGGVTGQMLSLDGNGAVGVLYPAQ; translated from the coding sequence GTGAGCGAACTGCTGCATCTCGGGCCGCTTGCCGAGGATGCGCTTGAGGCGGCCGCCGATTTCCATGCGCGGCTGCTGCCCTCGATCGAGATGACGCTTCTGGGCGGCGCCGATCCGCTGACGCTGGTATTCCTGCCCGCAGGCAGCGATCACCGCGCCTGGCGCCTCGCCGCCGTGCAGGGACTGGCCCGGCGTTTTGCGCCCTCGCGTCTCAACGCGGTGGAAAGCGACGACGCTAAGGCTATCGCTGCTACGCAAGGCTGGCTCGCCGAAGCAGGCGGCGTTACCGGGCAAATGCTTTCGCTCGATGGCAATGGCGCAGTCGGAGTGCTATATCCGGCGCAATGA